A region from the Cetobacterium somerae ATCC BAA-474 genome encodes:
- a CDS encoding flavocytochrome c has protein sequence MKKRLLLLSLMVVMGNLSMGENFKEGTYLGSANGYKGEIKVEVKLSKDKIEDIKVISNTDTPIISDAPVNIIPKKVLQTQGLGVDVVAGATGTSRGVIAAINNAIKFSGYKTDLRRVKETKEKFTDKVVEHKDDVVVIGAGGAGLIAAIEAKLNGANVTVIEKMAFPGGNTLISGAEYAAPENWVQKKEGLKDSKDQFFNDTMKGGDNESNPNLVRVLADNALDGAVWLKDYVNVVFEDRQMFFGGHSVKRSLVPNGASGVEVIGKLMAKAKELGIPVYLEMNAVELITEGNRVVGVKALTPTETHNFMGKNGVIIASGGFGSNIEMRKKHDPRMDEKILSTNTTGITGDGIVMGEKVGAATTDMEFIQTYPVCDPENGALLYTGDVRLAGSAILVNKEGKRFVEELDRRDVISFAITKQTGGVGYLFWDQAQLDKTEVAVHHKGEYEALLRRGILVKADTIDEAAKHFGIDAKELKTTVEKYNEYAKNGKDLEFNKRGGLVAFTEGPYYILKNTPAIHHTMGGLVIDSKGRVLDKNGNPIEGLFAAGEVTGDIHGKNRLGSNAITDITVFGKISGENAAKNLQKVN, from the coding sequence ATGAAAAAAAGATTATTGTTATTGTCGTTGATGGTAGTTATGGGGAATCTAAGTATGGGAGAAAATTTTAAAGAGGGAACATACTTAGGAAGTGCAAATGGATATAAAGGAGAGATAAAAGTAGAGGTAAAACTCTCTAAAGATAAAATAGAGGATATAAAAGTAATTTCAAATACAGATACACCAATAATATCAGATGCACCTGTAAATATTATTCCAAAAAAAGTTTTACAAACACAAGGGCTAGGAGTAGATGTAGTAGCTGGTGCAACAGGAACAAGTAGGGGAGTTATAGCAGCTATAAATAATGCAATAAAATTTTCAGGATATAAAACAGATTTAAGAAGAGTTAAAGAGACTAAAGAAAAATTCACTGATAAAGTTGTAGAGCATAAAGATGATGTTGTTGTTATCGGAGCTGGTGGAGCGGGATTAATTGCAGCAATAGAAGCGAAACTAAATGGAGCTAATGTCACTGTTATAGAGAAAATGGCTTTTCCAGGTGGAAACACACTTATTTCTGGAGCAGAGTATGCAGCACCAGAAAACTGGGTACAAAAAAAAGAGGGATTGAAAGATAGTAAGGATCAATTTTTCAATGACACAATGAAAGGTGGAGACAACGAAAGCAATCCTAATTTAGTAAGAGTTTTAGCTGATAACGCATTAGATGGAGCAGTATGGTTAAAAGATTATGTAAATGTTGTATTTGAAGATAGACAGATGTTTTTTGGTGGACATTCGGTTAAAAGAAGTTTAGTTCCAAATGGAGCAAGTGGTGTAGAAGTTATTGGAAAATTAATGGCAAAAGCAAAAGAGTTAGGAATTCCAGTTTACTTAGAGATGAATGCAGTGGAATTAATAACAGAAGGAAATAGAGTAGTTGGAGTAAAAGCTTTAACACCAACAGAAACACATAATTTTATGGGGAAAAATGGAGTAATTATAGCAAGTGGTGGATTCGGTTCAAATATAGAGATGAGAAAAAAACATGATCCAAGAATGGATGAAAAGATTCTTTCTACAAATACAACTGGAATAACTGGTGATGGAATTGTAATGGGAGAAAAAGTTGGAGCAGCAACAACAGATATGGAGTTTATCCAAACTTATCCAGTTTGTGATCCAGAAAATGGAGCGCTACTTTATACAGGAGATGTAAGATTAGCAGGAAGTGCAATTTTAGTTAATAAAGAGGGAAAACGTTTTGTTGAAGAGTTAGATAGAAGAGATGTAATCTCTTTTGCTATAACTAAACAAACTGGTGGAGTAGGATACTTATTCTGGGATCAAGCCCAACTAGATAAAACAGAAGTAGCTGTTCATCATAAAGGAGAGTATGAAGCTTTATTAAGAAGAGGAATTTTAGTGAAAGCAGATACTATTGATGAAGCTGCAAAGCATTTTGGAATAGATGCAAAAGAGTTGAAAACTACTGTTGAAAAATATAATGAGTACGCTAAAAATGGAAAAGATTTAGAGTTTAATAAAAGAGGTGGACTTGTAGCATTTACAGAGGGACCATATTATATTCTAAAAAATACCCCAGCTATTCATCATACAATGGGTGGTTTAGTAATAGATTCAAAAGGTAGAGTTTTAGATAAAAATGGAAATCCAATAGAGGGGTTATTTGCTGCTGGAGAGGTTACTGGAGATATTCATGGGAAAAATCGTTTAGGAAGTAATGCTATTACAGATATAACGGTATTTGGAAAAATTTCAGGTGAAAATGCAGCTAAAAATTTACAAAAAGTGAATTAA